The stretch of DNA TTTTGGTATATTAGTTGATGAGTCCAAAGATATCTTACACAAAGAACAAATGACTCTTGTTTTGCGTTATGTTAATAAAAATGGTGAAGTGGTAGAGTGATTTGTTGGTCTTGTCTATGTTAGTGATACATCGGCATGCTCATTGAAGGAAGCAATCTACTCTTTGCTTTCGGACCACTTACTAAGTCCGTCTCAAATACGTGGACAAGGTTATGATGGAGCTAGTAACATAAGGGGAGAGATAAGTGGGCTTAAGACTTTGATTATGAAAAATAGCTCATCGGCATATTACATACATTGCTTTGCTCATCAATTGCAATTAACACTTGTAGCTATGTCTAAAAAATATTTGGATGTCGAAGACTTCTTTTGTCATGTTACTAATGTATTGAATGTCATTGGAGTATCTTTTAAGCGCAGAGATTTGCTTCGCCATCTTCAAGCTGAAAAACTGGAGCAATTACTTGAGTCCGGTGAAATTCATACCGGGCGAGGACTAAATCAAGAACACGGGCTTCAAAGACCAGGTGATACTCGTTGGGGATCATATTTCAAAACATTAGATAACGTTATTGTTATTTTCTCATCTATTATTCGTGTACTTGAAGTGATTGAACATGAACGTTCCACCTCAAATGAGAGAAATCAAGCAAAATATCTTTTGAGTGAGATAATAACATTCAAATTTGTTTTTATGCTTCACTTGATGTTGAAAGTTTTGGTAATGTCAAATGAGTTGAACAAGATCCTACAAAAGAGAGATCAAGATATTGTTAATGCCGTGGAGTTTCTTaatattacaaagaaaagattgcAAGATATGAGGGAAACTGGATGGGAATCTTTGCTAGATGATGTTTCCTCATTTTgtcatatgcatgatattatgaTTCCCAAGATGGATGAATCCTATTTTCCTGAAAAGTCGAAGCGTAAGTCTTTTGGTATTTGTTATTCACACCACTTGTGTGTTGATATCTTTTATGTTGTAATTGATGTGCAACTTCAAGAGCTTAATGACCGTTTTGATGTAGTGAGTAGCGATTTGCTTCTTAGGATGGCTAGTTTGAATTCAGCCAATTCTTTTGCTAATTTTGATAAAAGTAGAATAATGACTTTAGCAAAATGTTACCCAAATGAGTTTGATGAAGTACACATTCGAGACTTGAGTTATCAACTAGATACTTTCATAATTCATATGCGAGTTGGCAATCCCAAGTTCTCCAACTTGCAAGGAATTAGTGATTTGGCAAAAGCATTGGTTGAGACAAATCTTGTGGAGACTAATTCGTATGTTTATTTACTTGTGAAGTTAACTCTGATTTTACATGTTGCTACCGCAACTGTGGAGAGAGCATTCTCATCCATGAAGCAGATAAAGAATGAAGAGAGGAACAATATGGGTGATCAATATTTAAATGATTGTTTAATTTGTTACATAGAGCGTGATGTATTTACAAATGTAAGTAATGATGTCATTATTGAtcgttttcaaaatatgaaagctCGTCGAGGACAATTGTAAATTGATTGTATATGATATTAAAAATGTTGTTGGAAGTTTTATGCTTTGCATCAATTAGTTatagttattatattttctttcgTTTGATCTATTTGTCTATATACCCCGAAGTCCCGAATCGACGCTCGAGTTGATCACATCGATTAGGTCGGCACCCATAACCcctaaatcctggatccgcctctggatACACTGGGTCATGTCAAATAGCACCAAGGTAAATCTTGTTAAGGTGAACATCATGAAAGGTATATAAATTCTCTTTCATGTGGAAGGGCCGTGACGATAGAAGAAACAGAAACAAGGCACAAAAACATTATTACTATCAACTTTGACAACTAGAATTAGCTATACATAGTCTCAACAGTTTTGGTCTTTCACCAAAAGAGAACAAAGCACCTCTCTAGATTCCAGAAATGTCAATTTCAGATTCAGTTTCTGCTTGCTACTGAACGGGAGACTATTGCCCTTACTGAATATCAAAAGCCCTATGAGGACTTGATGATGTAGCTCAAGTTGTAAGCAACAATAGCCCCTGAACCTTGTCTAACATAGCTAGCAGAATATCCATTTCATGCAAGGTCATGCAGCAACTCATCAGAATAATACTTTCCTGAGACTGAACATTGCCCCAGTATTCGTCGtgagtcaatatcataatcctatAGGAATGCTTTTAACTACGGAGTATTTTATTTTCTATCTTTTCCATTTTACTAGAGGCAAAAAGGATTTCTTGACTGACATAAATGCTGCACTAACATGGAAAGTAGCAGCTTGATAATATTCAAGAAGGAATACCACCGCCTCATCAATTTCAAGTGCACCAAgtccctccctccctccctctGAGGAAATAGTTTAATGATTCAAAAAGTGACTAAAGAGGCACCACAGCATTGCCAAAGAATGACAGGAAGTACAGTGTAAACTAGACTCAAGGCCTCCACAGCACATTAACACAAGCACTAACTCTGAGGAAATAGTTCCCAGGCCTAAAATAGATAAGATAGCAAAATAGAACTCCCTCCCTCCCTCTCCAAAAGACCCGACGTATTAAACAACAGTAGAGCAAGAATTACAATCTTTTCTAATGATTCAAAATTGATTAAAGAGGCGCCACAACATTGCCAAAGAACAAAGAAAGTACAGTGTAAGCTAGACTCAGACCTTCCAGCACATCAAGACAAGCATTAACTCTAGTTCCCTGGCCCAGAAATAGATAAGGTAGCAAAATAGAACACATGGTCTTGCGGTTTAGGTGGATGGATTATCTGGGATATAGTCATGATTCCTTCCACTCTTTCAGTTGTATTTAATTACTCCAGGAGTATGCTATTATCTTAAGGACAAAATCTGGTTTGCAACATGAAAATCATGCATGCAAGGTCCATTTCAAAAAAGGACCTTGTATGGCATTTTGTTTTTTTTACTTCTCAAAAAAGGTCCATATCACGGTATAAAAAATTAAGTACCTTTTTAGAAGGATCAGAACTAAGTAATTCCCTCATACCCAGAATAAGATCAGAAATATCAAATCCATCATAATCAGGAACTTAATATGGTCGATGATATATGTCTCAGCCATTAATCGGCgttgctcttttttttttttccaaattcaATTCTGGAAAATTATGAATAGGGAGAACACACAGGTGGTAGAGACCGCTGAAAACTATACATGCAGATACCAGAAGACAATTCTCGTCTAGCAAATTGCAAATCCAGATTGACATGCTAAAAGACAATATTTATTATATTCATAGTCCAACTCCCAAGTTTCAAAGCTATTTTGTAACTAGACTCTTATTACTACTACTGAACAAATGAGTgaataaacaacatgaaagaaatattttgatcgGAAATTTTATATTTGTGGGAGAATTGATGCAATTCATTATTCTTCAAAGAGTCAAACGCGATGCTTTAGGCTACAGATTGCATGATATCCTTGTAACAGACTACAAAAAACTGGGTACACTTTTGAAAAAGTAAGTATTAATAAAAAACAGGGTACATAAGACAGATACCCCCTAAACACAATTTCAAGTACTTTACTCCCATCAAAGAGAAGTCTATGCTAAAAGCACCACAGAATAATTAACACTATGAGCTATCGTCCACCTATGCATACTGGAAAAAATCAGCAAGGTCGTATGCATTTTCACAAGTGCGTGCAAATTCTATGCATATTCCTTTTTTACTTTTTAACAAAGAGATGAAAATCCGCCTAGAAGAACATGTAGACTAGATATACCAGTCAACTTGTGATTTAGCATCAAAGTAAAAGGCAGCTTAGGCTAAATAGAAACTAGATAAGAGAAGACACAGACTCCTTTCAAGCACTTCCGAAGATTCAACTCGTTTGAGACAGTTGAAGCTATAAAGAAGCTACACTTTACAAGCAGCACTTTCTATTTACGTGTTTCATATGTTTTCTATCTTATAATGTCTGCATAACCTTTTTGGTTTACAAGGTACGGGAGCATGAAAATCACAGAAAGCTAATCGCCATTGATAATTTTTGCAGTCTCAACAAAATGACATAGTTAATAAATATAAAAGATGCAGATTGTTTGATTTGGTGCTTGCGAGCACTATTTGTATGTCTTCTCGGCTTTGCCACCTTTATTCAGTTTTCTGATTACTTTCCAACCTTTTGAACAGGACAAGATGCTAACTGTCACATCTTATACTGATATTCTTATACTGCTCATGATATGAAAGCAGTACTTTTGTTGTATAGAGAGAACAAGATCATTTAAGACAGAAAAAATATAGGTTTTCCTTTTATTGCCAGAAGAGAAATAGACTTGACTCGTGAAGGAAAATGATGGACTATGCTACAATTGCAGAGAATGAAATGTGACATGCCCTAGTTATCTATGGAAAGGTAGTAGGCATAATTTCTGATGTAGATATTCTTAAAGCATTGGTGGAGCATCAAACTCAAGAAGTGAAGCCACTAATTAATAAATAAGGGGATACTACTAGTGAAACCTAATGAACAAATATGCCTAGCAAGCTACAATTGTCATGCTCTGCTAGTTACAAATGTAGCCAACTCAAAGAAACTAATGTCATCTTGTCAGTGGGTCTCTTCAAATAGCTGCTAAAACAATTTCATCTGCCCACAAACAATTAACTAGCAGATCAATTGTACCCAATTTGATGAATCTTTTATAAATGGTGTCATAGGATTTAGAAAGATTTGAGAAGTAAAACATCCAA from Nicotiana tomentosiformis chromosome 11, ASM39032v3, whole genome shotgun sequence encodes:
- the LOC104102010 gene encoding uncharacterized protein, which translates into the protein MSKKYLDVEDFFCHVTNVLNVIGVSFKRRDLLRHLQAEKLEQLLESGEIHTGRGLNQEHGLQRPGDTRWGSYFKTLDNVIVIFSSIIRVLEVIEHERSTSNERNQAKYLLSEIITFKFVFMLHLMLKVLVMSNELNKILQKRDQDIVNAVEFLNITKKRLQDMRETGWESLLDDVSSFCHMHDIMIPKMDESYFPEKSKRKSFGICYSHHLCVDIFYVVIDVQLQELNDRFDVVSSDLLLRMASLNSANSFANFDKSRIMTLAKCYPNEFDEVHIRDLSYQLDTFIIHMRVGNPKFSNLQGISDLAKALVETNLVETNSYVYLLVKLTLILHVATATVERAFSSMKQIKNEERNNMGDQYLNDCLICYIERDVFTNVSNDVIIDRFQNMKARRGQL